A genomic stretch from Oreochromis aureus strain Israel breed Guangdong linkage group 17, ZZ_aureus, whole genome shotgun sequence includes:
- the LOC120433858 gene encoding uncharacterized protein LOC120433858, whose protein sequence is MLPFAVVDFLDGGGVSIIPCKWFTGPAEDSCFWPPGRVNINKAVKDGVTPDANWSQYRVRILGKAENYENARVKLRRSEATSDLQTESDSGSRLGKGKRKRRPVIQSSSDEDWDNAAEQPETSSPSAMENRHSSETPHLNITHPFVQLPPPSTPSPVVSQPVPRQLVQATNTSMFVRVLTLLEDIKETQRIHSRMLQSLLKQRDGPVAAVLPEGAVFPLRTVADVEALEQKLIDPVFLKEVVAVVVEIGGSTVDEATRKMMAFIMDNALSRQYNFIGRHGKQEFRGLKVFEVLYESISSRNSSASLLYQCVTSMTSNSQTLMLLP, encoded by the exons ATGCTACCATTTGCAGTTGTTGATTTTCTGGATGGTGGAGGTGTATCCATAATTCCTTGCAAGTGGTTTACAGGACCAGCGGAAGATTCTTGTTTCTGGCCACCAGGGAGAGTCAATATCAATAAGGCTGTAAAGGATGGAGTTACTCCAGATGCAAACTGGTCACAGTACAGAGTTCGCATCTTGGGGAAAGCTG AAAACTATGAAAATGCCAGGGTGAAACTGCGGAGGTCTGAAGCAACCTCTGATCTGCAGACTGAGTCGGATTCTGGAAGCAGATTGGGAAAAGGGAAGCGGAAAAGGAG GCCAGTGATCCAGTCAAGCTCGGATGAGGATTGGGACAACGCTGCGGAACAGCCAGAGACCTCATCACCATCAGCAATGGAGAATAGACATTCAAGTGAAACTCCCCACCTGAACATCACTCATCCATTTGTTCAGCTACCACCACCCTCAACTCCTTCACCTGTGGTTTCACAACCAGTTCCAAGACAACTTGTACAAGCCACCAATACCAGCATGTTTGTACGTGTTCTAACCCTCCTGGAAGACATTAAGGAGACTCAGAGGATCCACAGTCGAATGCTACAGTCTCTCCTCAAACAACGTGATGGACCAGTTGCTGCAGTATTACCCGAGGGTGCTGTTTTTCCTCTCCGGACAGTCGCAGACGTGGAAGCACTGGAGCAAAAACTGATAGACCCTGTCTTCCTGAAAGAAGTG GTTGCTGTTGTGGTAGAGATCGGTGGGAGCACTGTTGATGAAGCCACCAGAAAAATGATGGCCttcattatggacaatgctCTTTCCAGGCAATATAACTTCATTGGGCGCCATGGAAAGCAGGAATTTCGAGGGCTTAAAGTTTTTGAAGTGCTATATG aatcaATCAGCTCCAGGAACTCCAGTGCCAGCCTTCTTTACCAGTGTGTCACCAGTATGACTTCAAACTCACAGACTCTGATGCTGCTGCCCTAA